From a region of the Flavobacterium sediminilitoris genome:
- a CDS encoding DUF3108 domain-containing protein has product MKKIILLVLVFVTTNSFVKKQDTFGTGEFFKLRIHYGLVNAGYASLEIKESTRNNKKVHHVEGKGWTVGMAKFFFKVKDDYQSFFDKETGKPYQFLRKIDEGGYTKYQEGFFNQDNNTVRVKDYKNNTENTYSVPENVQDIVSAFYYLRNHPQIDTLKEGESISIDMFFDNETTKFKLKFLGKEDIKTKFGKISCKIFRPYVQAGRVFKEEESLTVWISDDKNKIPIRLKASLAVGSLKADIESYSNLKHNINFK; this is encoded by the coding sequence ATGAAAAAGATTATACTACTCGTATTGGTTTTTGTGACTACAAATTCATTCGTCAAAAAACAAGACACTTTTGGAACAGGAGAATTTTTTAAACTACGTATACATTACGGATTAGTAAATGCAGGATATGCTAGTTTAGAAATTAAAGAATCTACAAGGAATAATAAAAAGGTGCATCATGTTGAAGGAAAAGGTTGGACCGTTGGAATGGCTAAATTTTTCTTTAAAGTAAAAGACGATTATCAAAGTTTTTTTGATAAAGAAACAGGTAAACCATATCAATTTCTAAGAAAAATAGATGAAGGAGGTTATACAAAATATCAAGAAGGCTTTTTTAATCAAGATAATAACACAGTAAGAGTTAAAGACTATAAAAATAATACAGAGAATACGTATTCTGTACCAGAAAATGTTCAAGATATAGTGTCTGCTTTTTATTATTTACGTAATCATCCACAAATAGATACGTTAAAAGAAGGAGAGTCTATTTCAATAGATATGTTTTTTGATAATGAAACTACAAAGTTTAAGTTAAAATTCCTTGGTAAAGAAGATATAAAAACTAAATTTGGAAAAATTTCATGTAAAATTTTTAGACCGTATGTTCAAGCAGGTAGAGTTTTTAAAGAAGAAGAGAGTTTAACTGTCTGGATTTCAGATGATAAAAATAAAATACCTATTCGTTTGAAAGCAAGTTTAGCCGTCGGATCATTAAAAGCTGACATAGAGAGTTATAGTAATTTAAAGCATAATATTAATTTTAAATAA
- a CDS encoding tryptophan 2,3-dioxygenase family protein produces the protein MEITQERYRQLEQIEKKYKAINQNTDTHLEGLLWSKPITYWDYIQTDALLNLQIQRTTLPDEMVFIMYHQVNELLFKMILWEIDQLSHTEEPTAAFFTERLGRISRYFDMLTTSFTIMTDGMEPEQYLKFRNTLTPASGFQSAQYRLIEFALTDLINLIDYRFRSTIDRNTSYEHAFEHLYWQAAGKDYKTGEKSFLIKEFEKKYKKVFLDFMEEYNTINLWKKYKQLPEESQKNETLIAAMRHLDKTVNITWVMGHFNAAKKYIESVPGNHEATGGSDWKKYMLPKYQKRIFFPELWSKEELENWGEEA, from the coding sequence ATGGAAATAACGCAAGAGCGATATCGTCAATTAGAACAAATTGAAAAAAAATATAAAGCAATAAACCAAAATACAGATACACATCTTGAGGGCTTGTTATGGTCTAAACCTATAACATATTGGGATTATATTCAAACAGATGCATTACTGAATTTACAAATTCAAAGAACAACATTACCAGATGAAATGGTTTTTATCATGTATCATCAGGTGAATGAGTTGCTTTTTAAAATGATTCTTTGGGAAATAGATCAATTGTCGCATACAGAAGAACCTACGGCAGCCTTTTTTACCGAAAGATTAGGTAGAATTAGCCGTTATTTTGATATGTTAACAACATCATTTACAATAATGACAGATGGAATGGAACCAGAGCAATATCTGAAATTTAGAAATACACTTACTCCTGCAAGCGGTTTTCAAAGCGCTCAATATCGATTAATAGAGTTTGCGTTAACAGATTTAATTAATCTAATTGATTATCGATTTAGAAGTACAATAGATAGAAATACTTCTTATGAGCATGCTTTTGAACATTTATATTGGCAAGCAGCAGGTAAAGACTATAAAACAGGAGAAAAATCATTTCTTATTAAAGAATTTGAAAAGAAGTATAAAAAAGTTTTCTTAGATTTTATGGAAGAGTATAACACAATAAATTTGTGGAAAAAATACAAACAATTACCTGAAGAATCTCAAAAAAATGAAACCCTAATAGCAGCAATGCGTCACTTAGATAAAACAGTAAATATCACTTGGGTAATGGGACATTTTAATGCAGCTAAAAAGTATATTGAAAGTGTTCCTGGAAATCATGAAGCAACTGGAGGGAGTGACTGGAAAAAATACATGTTACCAAAGTATCAAAAGAGAATTTTCTTCCCAGAATTATGGTCAAAAGAAGAATTAGAAAATTGGGGAGAAGAAGCATAA
- a CDS encoding M23 family metallopeptidase, with the protein MKYIVLLFLSLIMLFSCESKEKKTEKPKVVVNKEPIIKDYGFIFNDFKVIKDTIKSGDNLSLILGKYTLPDSLKTFDAVEKVRDSFNPRKIKIGKPYLLFFNKEKPNELKALVYINNKIEYSVLDFRDSVNVSNKKKPTSLKRRTIAAEIEGSLSETLSKAGVSPGFASKLAKVYEYSIDFFKIQKGDKFSVTINERFIEDSIYVGIENVESTYFEHKGKKIYAFPYKIKSDQKVADYYDENGNGLKSMFLKAPLDYFRISSRFSGRRFHPVQKRWKAHNGTDYAAAHGTPIKATASGVVERAGYTSGNGNYVKIKHNSTYSTQYLHMSKILVRNGERVSQGQIIGKVGSTGLATGPHVCYRFWKNGVQVDPFRLQLPNAEPMNEKDKAKYLTYIEPLKKELDSVMKNKFRE; encoded by the coding sequence TTGAAGTATATAGTATTATTATTTTTATCATTGATAATGTTGTTTTCTTGTGAATCAAAAGAAAAGAAAACAGAAAAACCAAAAGTTGTAGTAAATAAAGAGCCTATAATAAAAGATTATGGCTTTATATTTAATGATTTTAAAGTAATAAAAGATACTATTAAATCAGGAGACAATTTAAGCTTAATACTTGGAAAATATACTTTGCCAGATAGCTTAAAAACATTTGATGCAGTTGAAAAAGTTAGGGATTCGTTTAATCCAAGAAAAATAAAAATTGGGAAGCCATATTTATTATTTTTTAATAAAGAAAAACCAAATGAATTAAAGGCACTGGTTTATATAAATAATAAAATAGAATACTCCGTTTTAGATTTTAGAGACTCAGTTAATGTAAGTAATAAGAAAAAACCAACCTCTTTAAAAAGAAGAACAATTGCGGCTGAAATAGAAGGGTCTTTGTCTGAAACTCTATCAAAAGCAGGAGTTAGTCCAGGATTTGCATCTAAACTAGCTAAAGTTTACGAATATTCAATAGATTTTTTTAAAATTCAAAAAGGAGATAAATTTTCTGTAACAATAAACGAACGATTTATTGAGGATTCTATATATGTAGGAATTGAAAATGTAGAGTCAACATATTTTGAACATAAAGGGAAAAAGATCTATGCTTTCCCATATAAAATTAAATCAGATCAAAAAGTAGCTGACTACTATGATGAAAATGGAAATGGTCTAAAAAGTATGTTTTTAAAAGCGCCATTAGACTATTTTAGAATATCTTCTCGTTTCTCTGGAAGGCGTTTTCATCCTGTTCAAAAAAGATGGAAAGCACATAATGGAACAGATTATGCAGCAGCACACGGAACACCTATAAAAGCAACAGCCTCTGGAGTTGTTGAAAGAGCAGGATATACATCTGGTAACGGTAATTATGTAAAAATAAAACACAATAGTACATATTCTACTCAATATTTACATATGTCTAAAATTCTAGTTCGAAATGGAGAAAGAGTTTCTCAAGGACAAATAATTGGAAAAGTAGGGAGTACGGGTTTAGCAACAGGTCCACATGTCTGTTATCGATTTTGGAAAAATGGAGTGCAAGTAGATCCATTTCGTTTGCAACTTCCAAATGCTGAACCAATGAATGAAAAAGATAAGGCAAAATACTTAACCTATATTGAGCCCTTAAAAAAAGAGTTAGATAGCGTAATGAAAAATAAATTTAGAGAGTAA
- the pgi gene encoding glucose-6-phosphate isomerase produces the protein MALEIVNPTKTLAWGKLTAHFEEVKQTSMKEMFAIDKERVEKFHIKWQDFVIDYSKNKITEETIKLLLELANEVGLDKAIKDYFSGENINQTENRAVLHTALRSNESDVVKFEGKNIIPEIFEVKKKIEKFTNEIIDGGRKGYTSKVFTDVVNIGIGGSDLGPAMVVEALQYYGNHLNIHFVSNVDGDHVNEVLKKINPETTLFVIVSKTFTTQETLSNAETIKKWFLKSAKQEDITKHFVAVSTNIKNVTQFGIAEENIFPMWDWVGGRFSLWSAVGLSISLAVGFDNFNKLLKGANQMDIHFKETSFDKNIPVVLALLSIWYNNFFGAETEALIPYTQYLQKLAPYLQQGIMESNGKSVGRDGKLVNYQTGTIIWGEPGTNSQHAFFQLIHQGTKLIPTDFIGFKKSLHGDKNHHDKLMSNFFAQTEALLMGKTKEQVKAEFEKAKIIGEKADSLLPFKIFEGDKPTNTLLIEKLTPESLGSLIALYEHKIFVQGIIWNIFSYDQWGVELGKQLANSILEELNTGNLNTHDSSTNFLLRKYIE, from the coding sequence ATGGCTTTAGAAATAGTAAATCCAACGAAAACTTTGGCATGGGGAAAGTTAACAGCTCACTTTGAGGAAGTAAAACAAACCTCTATGAAAGAAATGTTTGCTATTGATAAAGAAAGAGTTGAAAAATTTCACATAAAATGGCAAGATTTTGTTATTGACTATTCTAAAAATAAGATTACAGAAGAAACGATTAAACTCCTATTAGAATTAGCGAATGAAGTAGGTTTAGATAAAGCAATTAAAGATTATTTTTCTGGAGAAAATATTAATCAGACAGAAAATAGAGCTGTTTTACATACTGCTTTAAGATCAAATGAATCAGACGTCGTTAAATTTGAAGGTAAAAACATAATTCCAGAAATCTTTGAAGTTAAAAAGAAAATTGAAAAATTTACTAATGAAATAATTGATGGAGGCAGAAAAGGCTACACAAGTAAAGTTTTTACAGATGTAGTAAACATTGGAATTGGAGGTTCAGATTTAGGTCCTGCAATGGTTGTCGAAGCACTACAATATTATGGAAACCATTTAAATATACATTTTGTATCTAATGTTGATGGAGATCATGTTAATGAAGTTTTAAAGAAAATAAATCCTGAAACAACACTTTTTGTAATTGTTTCAAAAACATTTACTACGCAAGAAACATTATCAAATGCAGAAACAATTAAGAAGTGGTTTCTGAAATCGGCAAAACAAGAAGACATAACAAAGCATTTTGTAGCGGTTTCAACAAATATTAAAAATGTAACTCAATTTGGAATTGCAGAAGAAAATATTTTTCCAATGTGGGATTGGGTTGGAGGACGTTTCTCATTATGGAGTGCTGTAGGATTAAGTATAAGTTTAGCTGTTGGGTTTGATAACTTTAATAAACTTTTAAAAGGAGCTAATCAAATGGATATTCATTTTAAAGAAACATCCTTTGATAAAAATATACCTGTTGTTTTAGCGCTTCTAAGTATTTGGTACAATAACTTTTTTGGAGCAGAAACAGAAGCTTTAATTCCATATACACAATATCTTCAAAAATTAGCACCTTATCTACAACAAGGAATAATGGAAAGTAATGGAAAAAGTGTTGGTAGAGATGGTAAACTTGTAAATTATCAAACAGGAACTATTATTTGGGGAGAACCGGGAACAAATTCACAACATGCTTTTTTTCAATTAATACATCAAGGGACAAAGTTAATTCCAACCGATTTCATTGGATTTAAAAAATCATTGCATGGAGATAAAAACCATCATGATAAATTGATGTCTAATTTTTTTGCGCAAACAGAGGCTTTGTTAATGGGGAAAACGAAAGAACAGGTAAAAGCAGAATTTGAGAAAGCAAAAATAATAGGAGAAAAAGCAGATTCTTTATTACCTTTTAAAATATTTGAAGGAGATAAACCTACAAATACCCTTTTAATAGAAAAGTTAACTCCAGAGTCATTAGGTTCTTTAATTGCACTTTACGAGCATAAAATATTTGTACAAGGAATTATTTGGAATATTTTCAGTTATGATCAATGGGGAGTTGAATTAGGAAAACAATTAGCTAATTCTATTTTGGAAGAATTAAATACAGGAAATCTTAACACTCATGATAGTTCTACTAATTTCTTATTACGTAAATATATAGAATAA
- a CDS encoding T9SS type A sorting domain-containing protein: MKVKRLFKIYMAFVAILFMLNSESLNGQTLYIMKTNTYSSGGALYFEYYVKSNGVLINPISTHPISSNERYLIFNQQPTEFLFEDGQPDSYTCSGFCGDEWDAGIFYTSINSCSGKLIGGSGGSDSPFNQDPPYIDIISNQVLVQPTITNTFCDFITLKAEGCTGTQRFFWYYSTDGINYTNTNINTGFNQDFVFNKTTYLSANYSGNIYFKTLIDSDASITGENVFSNIVNYNIIPCSPQIVGSPVLVQNECNNSSSGSATFTFDRNLNAGEYLNLTYKKDGVPDSVLNISSLGANNTYVLSGLGQGVYTDIVFQSINNGINTNPAYSVNFTITAPSKVEFSTIKTDIICKDEATGSITVTATGGTAPYEYSKDGGVNWQLSNEFVNLTAGNYNMLVRDGNNCIAPDGSQTVTVIEPNTRVTVASNPVIVEPLLNNENSGNIDITINNGAPPYTFSWSFDNIYNISGATFATTSSEDISNLYAGAYTVLVTDANGCTDTETYTLQNPPLLVPEITVDQNITCNGANNGKLSASATGGRPGYTYQWFKSNPALIFLSSNTQIINLSAGDYKLVVTDADGAGGTKEIFYTLTQPNVLQVTNTITNVSCNGGTDGEIELTTIGGTAPYTFSWKKNGVSISETTATISSQGAGNYSCTVIDQNGCSQSINNLVINENPPIAISLNYITNLLDPAINNGAINHNVSGGTGSYTYLWNTGNTTLNLSNVTAGNYSFTVTDSNGCSATQNYTITAPPPYLLTIQQNSEINCFGDSTASLEAIVSGGTPYSSGNAYQYFWSGSNIPFSEPTDLASISNLPAGTYTVEVRDANNIIRTQTFTVQQPQVLTASFIKNDISCFGANDGTINISTSGGTPNYTYEWKNQQNQIIATTEDVSNLASGIYTCSITDSKGCTITINNIQIIEPSQLAFISETVVPVSTAIATDGSITIVVAGGTLPYSYSWSMNASPIGSNNATLSNIGVGTYTVIITDSKGCSITNTYTVGVIQPLEASISVLTPINCNGDLVGSLKVSPTGGLPPYTIDWSNGGNTPIVSGLGAGTYSVTITDSNIPQGTFSASYNLTEPTPLIIDMVNTTNIICFGTNSGSISIDVSGGTTPYTYEWRNAANTIISNSQNISALGVGNYSCTIRDVNNCTITTASIPITTSPELIATLVSTTNVLINGQATGNIDINVTGGNGSYTYLWNNGNTSQDLSNIPAGTYSVIVTDGLGCQKTINNIVITEPSPLVVTTSTLQNISCYGGNNGQITANVSGAVPPYFYTWNYPNGTISNQATISNLSEGNYTLTVSDQNNATVTLSIALVAPNPLAGSFVSTAVSCGGATDGTITIQPTGGTGSYTYLWNNGETTQTITNVSVGNYVVLVTDSNGCEKLFTGGEVQASGGIVIQETIQDVDCVALNSGSIDLQVTGGSGSFAIQWDNTTLSGFSVTGLSGGLYTGTITDLVSNCIIPFSYTVAQQTPVFFDLEDTITLCQNQSATIDGSATGVNLTYSWTSTNGFTSSSPIITINQSGDYTLVVTSSNGCSYTDTVTIDILSESIESEYLVASQTYKDQEIILINVSESTNENYEWIFPSQAEILSQNSQTAIVKFSDVGVYEIGLKATNSSGCVLYDYNQLIVEENPGLPADDSNSILIKEFKVFPNPINQNDSFNVLVDLAHSLPISIAIYEVSLGTLVNITNFPASKIHTKQYNLNVSSGVYYIVLRTPGNVQTKKIIIN; encoded by the coding sequence ATGAAGGTAAAGAGATTGTTTAAAATATATATGGCTTTTGTAGCCATCCTTTTTATGCTGAATAGTGAGTCTTTAAATGGGCAGACACTATATATTATGAAGACGAATACTTATTCTTCAGGTGGAGCATTATATTTTGAATATTATGTTAAATCAAATGGTGTTTTAATTAATCCGATTTCAACTCATCCAATTTCATCTAATGAAAGATATTTAATATTTAATCAGCAACCTACAGAATTTTTGTTCGAAGATGGACAACCAGACAGTTATACTTGTAGTGGTTTTTGTGGAGATGAATGGGATGCAGGAATATTCTACACATCTATAAATTCTTGTTCAGGCAAATTAATTGGAGGGAGTGGAGGTTCTGACTCTCCATTTAATCAAGATCCACCATATATAGATATAATTTCCAATCAGGTTCTAGTACAACCAACGATAACAAATACTTTTTGCGATTTTATTACTTTAAAAGCAGAAGGTTGTACAGGGACACAACGTTTTTTTTGGTATTATAGTACAGACGGAATAAACTATACAAATACCAATATAAATACAGGCTTTAATCAAGATTTTGTATTTAATAAGACTACTTATTTATCAGCAAACTACAGCGGTAACATTTATTTTAAAACATTAATAGATTCAGACGCTTCAATAACTGGAGAAAATGTTTTTTCAAATATAGTAAATTATAATATTATCCCATGTTCTCCACAAATTGTAGGTTCACCTGTCTTGGTTCAAAATGAGTGTAACAATAGTAGTAGCGGAAGTGCAACCTTTACTTTCGATAGAAATTTAAACGCAGGAGAATATTTAAATTTGACATATAAAAAAGATGGAGTTCCAGATAGTGTATTAAATATTTCCTCACTTGGTGCCAATAATACCTATGTTCTATCAGGCTTAGGCCAAGGAGTCTATACTGATATTGTTTTTCAATCTATTAATAATGGTATAAATACAAATCCTGCTTATTCTGTAAACTTCACCATAACAGCTCCATCAAAAGTAGAATTCTCAACAATAAAAACAGATATTATCTGTAAAGATGAGGCTACAGGAAGTATTACAGTTACCGCAACTGGAGGAACAGCACCTTATGAATATAGTAAAGATGGAGGAGTAAATTGGCAATTGAGTAATGAATTTGTAAACCTAACAGCGGGAAATTATAATATGCTTGTTAGAGATGGAAATAATTGTATAGCTCCAGATGGTTCACAGACGGTTACTGTTATAGAGCCTAATACGAGAGTTACAGTTGCCTCAAACCCAGTTATTGTTGAACCATTGTTAAACAATGAGAATTCAGGAAATATAGACATTACAATAAACAATGGAGCACCTCCCTATACTTTTTCTTGGTCGTTTGATAATATTTATAATATATCAGGTGCAACTTTTGCTACTACGAGTTCGGAAGATATTTCAAACCTTTACGCAGGTGCTTATACAGTGTTGGTAACAGATGCCAATGGCTGTACAGATACAGAAACCTATACGCTACAAAACCCACCATTATTAGTACCTGAAATAACAGTAGATCAAAATATAACTTGTAATGGAGCAAATAATGGTAAATTAAGCGCTAGTGCTACAGGAGGAAGACCTGGATATACTTATCAATGGTTTAAAAGTAACCCAGCACTTATATTTTTATCATCAAATACACAAATTATTAATTTGTCAGCTGGGGATTATAAGCTTGTAGTAACAGATGCTGATGGTGCTGGTGGTACAAAAGAGATTTTTTATACATTGACACAACCCAATGTTCTTCAAGTAACAAATACAATAACCAATGTAAGTTGTAACGGTGGAACAGATGGTGAAATTGAATTAACAACCATTGGAGGAACAGCACCCTATACTTTTTCATGGAAAAAAAATGGAGTGTCAATTTCAGAAACAACAGCAACAATTAGTAGTCAAGGAGCAGGAAACTATAGTTGTACCGTTATCGATCAAAACGGGTGTAGTCAAAGTATAAATAATCTCGTTATTAATGAAAACCCTCCAATAGCGATCTCTTTAAATTATATAACTAATCTTCTAGACCCTGCCATAAATAACGGAGCAATTAACCATAATGTATCTGGTGGTACGGGTTCGTATACATATTTATGGAATACTGGAAATACAACTTTAAACTTAAGCAATGTTACTGCGGGGAATTATAGCTTTACAGTTACAGATTCAAATGGTTGTTCCGCAACTCAAAATTATACAATAACAGCACCTCCACCATACCTGTTAACGATTCAGCAAAATAGTGAAATAAATTGCTTTGGAGACAGTACCGCTAGTTTAGAGGCAATAGTGTCTGGTGGAACACCATATTCATCAGGAAATGCGTATCAATATTTCTGGTCAGGGTCAAATATTCCTTTTTCAGAACCAACAGATCTAGCATCAATATCAAATCTACCAGCAGGAACTTACACTGTGGAAGTTAGAGATGCGAATAACATTATTAGAACACAGACTTTTACAGTTCAACAACCTCAAGTGTTAACGGCAAGTTTTATAAAGAATGATATAAGCTGTTTTGGAGCTAATGATGGAACTATAAATATATCAACTTCAGGAGGAACTCCAAATTATACTTATGAGTGGAAAAACCAACAAAATCAAATAATAGCCACAACAGAAGATGTTAGCAATTTAGCATCTGGTATATATACCTGTTCAATTACCGATTCAAAAGGATGTACTATTACAATAAATAATATTCAAATAATTGAACCATCACAATTGGCTTTCATTTCAGAAACGGTAGTCCCAGTTTCAACAGCAATAGCAACAGATGGGAGTATTACTATTGTAGTTGCAGGTGGAACATTGCCCTATAGTTACTCTTGGTCTATGAATGCTAGTCCAATAGGATCAAATAATGCAACATTGAGCAATATTGGAGTAGGAACATATACTGTAATAATTACAGATAGTAAAGGTTGTAGCATTACAAATACCTACACAGTTGGAGTTATTCAGCCATTAGAAGCCTCAATAAGTGTACTAACACCTATAAACTGTAATGGGGATCTAGTAGGAAGTTTAAAAGTTAGCCCTACAGGAGGTTTGCCACCCTATACAATAGACTGGAGTAATGGAGGAAATACACCTATAGTCTCAGGATTAGGAGCTGGAACATATTCCGTTACTATTACAGATTCAAATATACCTCAAGGGACATTTTCTGCAAGTTATAATTTAACAGAACCGACACCTTTAATCATTGATATGGTTAACACTACTAATATAATTTGTTTCGGAACCAATTCTGGAAGTATAAGCATAGATGTTTCAGGTGGAACAACACCATATACTTATGAATGGAGAAATGCAGCCAATACAATTATTTCTAATAGTCAAAATATAAGTGCATTAGGAGTAGGTAATTATAGTTGTACAATAAGAGATGTAAATAATTGTACAATAACAACAGCAAGTATTCCAATCACAACCAGTCCAGAATTAATTGCAACACTTGTTAGCACAACAAATGTTTTAATTAATGGGCAAGCAACAGGAAATATAGATATAAATGTTACAGGAGGAAATGGTTCCTATACTTATCTTTGGAACAATGGAAATACAAGCCAAGATCTTTCTAATATACCAGCGGGTACTTATAGTGTGATAGTTACAGATGGGCTAGGGTGTCAAAAAACAATCAATAATATTGTTATAACCGAACCAAGTCCATTAGTAGTAACTACAAGTACACTTCAAAATATAAGTTGCTATGGAGGAAATAACGGTCAAATCACAGCAAATGTTTCTGGAGCGGTTCCTCCCTATTTTTATACATGGAACTATCCAAACGGAACAATAAGCAATCAAGCAACAATCTCTAATTTGTCAGAAGGGAATTACACCCTAACGGTTAGTGATCAAAATAATGCAACAGTTACACTGTCAATAGCTCTTGTCGCGCCAAATCCTTTAGCAGGAAGTTTTGTAAGCACAGCCGTTTCATGTGGTGGTGCCACTGATGGAACCATAACAATCCAGCCTACAGGAGGTACAGGTAGTTATACCTATTTATGGAATAATGGAGAAACAACACAAACTATCACAAACGTTTCTGTTGGAAACTATGTAGTATTGGTAACCGATTCAAATGGATGTGAAAAATTATTCACAGGTGGGGAAGTGCAAGCATCTGGAGGAATTGTAATTCAAGAAACAATTCAAGATGTAGATTGCGTTGCGCTCAATTCAGGAAGTATTGATTTGCAAGTCACAGGAGGTAGTGGTTCTTTTGCAATTCAATGGGATAATACAACACTAAGTGGGTTTTCAGTTACTGGTTTAAGTGGAGGGCTATATACGGGAACAATTACAGATCTAGTAAGTAATTGTATCATTCCATTTAGTTATACAGTTGCTCAACAAACACCTGTTTTCTTTGATTTAGAGGATACAATAACGCTGTGTCAAAATCAATCAGCTACAATAGACGGAAGTGCTACTGGAGTAAATTTAACCTATTCTTGGACAAGTACAAATGGTTTCACGTCCTCAAGCCCTATTATAACTATAAATCAATCGGGAGATTATACTTTAGTGGTAACATCTTCAAACGGTTGCAGTTATACAGATACAGTGACAATAGATATACTTTCAGAATCAATTGAGTCCGAATATTTGGTTGCTTCACAGACCTATAAAGATCAAGAAATAATACTAATTAATGTAAGTGAAAGTACAAATGAAAATTATGAATGGATTTTTCCTTCACAAGCTGAGATTCTTTCGCAAAATTCACAAACCGCTATCGTTAAATTTTCTGATGTTGGCGTATATGAAATAGGATTGAAAGCAACCAATAGCTCTGGTTGTGTGTTGTATGATTATAATCAATTAATTGTGGAAGAAAATCCTGGATTACCAGCGGATGATTCAAACTCGATACTCATTAAAGAGTTTAAAGTTTTTCCAAATCCAATTAATCAAAATGACAGTTTTAATGTGCTAGTAGATTTGGCACATTCCTTACCCATTTCAATAGCTATTTATGAAGTTTCATTAGGGACATTAGTAAACATTACGAACTTCCCTGCGAGTAAAATTCATACCAAACAATATAATTTAAATGTGAGTAGTGGAGTATATTATATTGTATTAAGGACACCAGGAAATGTTCAAACAAAAAAAATAATTATTAATTAA